In Treponema denticola, one genomic interval encodes:
- a CDS encoding V-type ATP synthase subunit D: protein MAIKLTKNELKNQKESLKMYRRYLPTLQLKKQQLQTEIRTIEARAKEVRLHRDALNREFEDWVAVFGEQDVFQPSMVKIKELLTSTGNIAGVSIPVFSGAEFERSKYDLYKTPLWVDTAAEKLQEVLSLDLEAKVLDEQVRLLNSELRTTTQRVNLFEKVKIPETRANIKKITVYLGDQQVAAVVRGKISKKNLEKVHHKDEAL from the coding sequence ATGGCGATAAAACTGACAAAAAATGAGCTAAAGAATCAAAAAGAATCTTTAAAAATGTACAGAAGATACTTGCCGACTCTTCAGCTCAAAAAACAGCAGCTTCAAACCGAAATCCGCACCATCGAAGCAAGGGCTAAAGAAGTAAGGCTTCACAGGGATGCCCTTAATCGGGAATTCGAAGACTGGGTAGCGGTATTCGGCGAGCAAGATGTTTTTCAGCCCTCGATGGTTAAGATAAAAGAGCTTTTAACTTCAACCGGAAATATTGCGGGGGTGAGTATCCCTGTTTTTTCCGGTGCTGAATTTGAACGCTCTAAGTATGATCTTTATAAGACTCCTCTTTGGGTTGATACGGCTGCCGAAAAATTGCAGGAAGTTTTGAGCTTAGACCTTGAGGCAAAGGTACTTGATGAACAAGTCCGCCTATTAAATTCGGAGCTTAGAACTACTACCCAGCGCGTAAACCTCTTTGAAAAGGTTAAAATACCCGAAACTAGGGCAAACATAAAAAAGATTACGGTTTATTTGGGAGACCAGCAGGTTGCAGCTGTTGTTCGCGGTAAGATTTCAAAAAAGAACCTTGAAAAGGTTCATCATAAGGATGAAGCTCTATGA
- a CDS encoding V-type ATP synthase subunit B: MKKVYSKIESINGSVITVKADGVSYGELAEVQTRFGASLAEVNKLDGDLVSLQVFAGGRGVSTGDEVRFLGKEMQVSYSEDLLGRIFNGSGDPRDSGPALKDNMIPIGGPSVNPSKRILANRMIRTGIPMIDVFNTLVVSQKLPIFSSSGEPYNELLARIAMQAEVDVIILGGMGLKYDDYLYFKDTLEEAGALSRTAMFVHTAADPTVECLMIPDMCLAVAEKFAIAGKNVLVLLTDMTNFADAMKEIAIIQEQVPSNRGYPGDLYSQLAARYEKAVDFADAGSVTVLAVTTMPGDDVTHPVPDNTGYITEGQFYLKNGRIEPFGSLSRLKQNVNGKTRDDHRALMDNMIKLYASYKDTLEKKSMGFMMSEWDEKLLKYGAKFESGMMDLSVNIPLEDALNLGWKILAECFTREETGIKSELVNKYWPAN; this comes from the coding sequence ATGAAAAAGGTATATAGTAAAATAGAATCGATTAACGGTTCGGTTATTACGGTTAAGGCCGACGGCGTATCATACGGAGAATTGGCTGAAGTTCAAACCCGTTTCGGAGCCTCTCTTGCAGAAGTCAATAAGCTTGACGGAGACTTGGTTTCATTGCAGGTTTTTGCAGGAGGCCGAGGTGTTTCAACTGGAGATGAGGTACGCTTTTTAGGCAAGGAAATGCAGGTAAGCTATTCAGAAGACTTGCTCGGCCGTATTTTTAACGGTTCAGGTGATCCGCGGGATTCAGGCCCTGCCTTAAAGGATAACATGATTCCCATAGGCGGCCCTTCGGTAAACCCTTCAAAACGTATTCTTGCAAACAGAATGATTAGAACCGGTATTCCGATGATCGACGTATTTAACACCCTCGTCGTTTCTCAAAAGCTTCCCATATTTTCAAGTTCCGGTGAGCCTTATAACGAGCTTTTAGCCCGAATAGCCATGCAGGCCGAGGTTGATGTAATTATCTTGGGCGGAATGGGCTTAAAATATGACGATTATCTTTATTTTAAGGACACCCTTGAAGAAGCCGGTGCTTTGAGCCGAACGGCCATGTTCGTTCATACGGCAGCTGACCCTACGGTTGAGTGCCTTATGATTCCCGATATGTGTCTTGCGGTTGCAGAAAAATTTGCCATTGCGGGCAAGAACGTTTTGGTTCTTTTAACCGATATGACAAACTTTGCAGATGCAATGAAAGAAATAGCCATTATTCAGGAACAGGTTCCTTCAAACCGAGGTTATCCCGGAGACCTTTACAGTCAGCTTGCAGCCCGCTATGAAAAGGCTGTAGACTTTGCCGATGCAGGTTCCGTTACGGTCTTGGCCGTTACAACAATGCCCGGAGATGATGTAACGCATCCGGTTCCCGATAACACCGGTTATATTACCGAGGGGCAGTTCTATCTTAAAAACGGACGAATCGAGCCCTTCGGAAGCCTTTCACGATTAAAGCAAAACGTAAACGGTAAAACAAGGGATGACCACCGTGCCTTGATGGACAATATGATTAAGCTCTACGCCTCATATAAAGATACCTTGGAAAAGAAGTCCATGGGCTTTATGATGAGCGAATGGGACGAAAAGCTCCTAAAATACGGTGCAAAATTCGAATCGGGAATGATGGACTTGTCCGTAAACATTCCGCTTGAAGATGCCCTCAATCTAGGCTGGAAAATTCTTGCCGAATGTTTTACCCGTGAAGAGACAGGTATTAAATCCGAGTTGGTAAATAAGTACTGGCCGGCAAACTAA
- a CDS encoding V-type ATP synthase subunit A → MTKTKGKVVGINGNMISVAFEGLVTLNEVGYVEVGSKKLKSEVIRIRGEVAQLQVFEITKGIKVGDIVEFTGDLLSVELGPGLLGQVYDGLQNPLPELAEQAGYFLERGIYLNALSRTAKWHFTPSANEGDTLKRADLLGTVPEGSFTHRIMIPFNMYGTYKLKSIKSEGDYTVDDTIAEVTDERGNVIPITMSFKWPVKRAIDCYAERLKPTETLVTKMRTMDTFFPVAKGGTYCIPGPFGAGKTVLQHATSRNADVDIVIIAACGERAGEVVETLTEFPELKDPKTGRTLMERTIIICNTSSMPVAAREASVYTGVTLAEYYRQMGLDVLLLADSTSRWAQALREMSGRLEEIPGEEAFPAYLESYIAAFYERAGIVRLSDGSKGSVTIGGTVSPAGGNFEEPVTQATLKVVGAFHGLSRERSDARKYPAIHPLDSWSKYPSVLPLEQVKYGRSFLRRGTEVEQMMKVVGEEGTSIEDFIVYLKGDLLDAVYLQQNSFDKVDDAVSVERQQHIYNILIEILGTSFKFISKDEARSYFSKLKLMFIDYNYSPWGSDAFKSHEDGIKKHIAEKADSLDESAKKLLKQAV, encoded by the coding sequence ATGACTAAAACAAAAGGAAAAGTAGTCGGTATTAACGGTAACATGATAAGCGTTGCTTTTGAAGGCTTGGTTACCCTTAACGAGGTAGGCTATGTTGAGGTTGGTTCAAAAAAACTAAAAAGCGAGGTAATCCGTATTCGGGGAGAAGTAGCTCAGCTTCAAGTATTTGAAATTACAAAGGGAATAAAGGTCGGTGATATCGTAGAGTTTACCGGAGATCTTCTTTCCGTTGAGTTAGGCCCCGGTCTTTTAGGCCAAGTTTATGACGGCCTGCAAAACCCCTTGCCTGAGCTTGCAGAACAAGCCGGCTATTTTTTGGAAAGAGGTATCTACTTAAATGCTCTCTCCCGCACGGCAAAATGGCATTTTACTCCCTCTGCTAACGAAGGAGATACATTAAAGCGAGCAGACTTGCTGGGAACCGTACCTGAAGGCAGTTTTACCCACCGTATCATGATTCCTTTTAATATGTATGGAACTTATAAATTAAAATCTATAAAATCTGAAGGCGATTATACCGTAGACGATACAATAGCCGAGGTTACGGACGAAAGAGGAAACGTAATACCTATTACCATGAGTTTTAAGTGGCCTGTAAAACGTGCAATCGACTGTTATGCAGAGCGCTTAAAGCCGACGGAAACCTTGGTTACAAAGATGAGAACAATGGATACATTTTTCCCTGTTGCTAAGGGCGGAACCTATTGTATTCCCGGTCCATTCGGTGCAGGAAAAACCGTTTTGCAGCATGCTACCAGCCGAAATGCCGATGTCGACATCGTTATTATTGCAGCCTGCGGTGAGCGTGCCGGTGAAGTTGTAGAAACTCTTACCGAATTCCCTGAGCTTAAAGACCCCAAAACGGGCCGAACCCTCATGGAGAGAACTATAATTATCTGTAATACGTCTTCAATGCCTGTTGCTGCCCGTGAAGCTTCGGTTTATACAGGCGTAACTCTCGCAGAATACTACCGTCAAATGGGCTTGGACGTTCTTCTTCTTGCAGACTCTACCAGCCGATGGGCTCAGGCTCTTCGAGAAATGTCGGGCCGCTTGGAAGAAATTCCCGGAGAAGAAGCATTCCCTGCCTATCTTGAATCCTACATCGCCGCCTTCTACGAAAGAGCCGGTATTGTCCGTCTAAGCGACGGTTCAAAGGGTTCCGTTACAATCGGCGGAACGGTATCTCCTGCGGGCGGTAACTTTGAAGAGCCCGTAACTCAAGCTACCTTAAAAGTAGTAGGAGCCTTCCACGGTCTTTCACGAGAAAGATCCGATGCCCGAAAGTATCCGGCAATTCATCCCCTCGATTCTTGGTCAAAATATCCCAGCGTTCTTCCTTTAGAACAAGTTAAATACGGAAGAAGTTTTTTACGCCGAGGAACCGAGGTTGAGCAGATGATGAAGGTTGTAGGTGAAGAAGGAACAAGTATAGAAGACTTTATCGTTTACTTAAAAGGCGACTTACTCGATGCCGTTTACTTACAGCAAAACTCATTTGATAAGGTAGACGATGCAGTTTCGGTTGAGCGCCAACAGCACATATATAATATTTTGATTGAAATTTTAGGTACTTCATTTAAATTTATTTCAAAGGATGAAGCCCGCTCTTATTTCAGCAAACTTAAACTTATGTTTATCGACTATAACTACTCGCCTTGGGGCTCGGATGCATTTAAATCCCATGAAGACGGAATTAAAAAGCACATCGCCGAAAAAGCGGATAGCTTAGATGAGAGTGCAAAAAAATTATTGAAGCAGGCGGTGTAA
- a CDS encoding adenine phosphoribosyltransferase, with the protein MKDKIIDAAIRRVPDFPKKGILFYDITGILVNPKVFSYCLDKMTEMYKGEKIDAVAAIEARGFIFAAPFAYKMGIPLILIRKKGKLPGETYSASYDLEYGQASVEVHKTDVVKGQNVLLLDDLIATGGTLNAARSILEEGGAKVVGFCGVVGLPFLNYTKVLGDLPVKTLIEYDSEKI; encoded by the coding sequence ATGAAAGATAAGATAATTGACGCAGCGATTAGACGCGTTCCGGACTTTCCTAAAAAGGGAATTCTTTTTTATGATATTACAGGTATTTTGGTTAATCCAAAGGTTTTTAGTTATTGCCTTGACAAAATGACGGAAATGTACAAGGGAGAAAAGATAGATGCTGTCGCAGCCATTGAAGCGAGAGGCTTTATCTTTGCCGCCCCCTTTGCCTATAAAATGGGAATACCGCTTATTTTAATCCGCAAAAAGGGAAAACTCCCCGGAGAAACTTACTCCGCTTCGTATGACCTTGAGTACGGACAAGCCTCTGTTGAAGTACATAAAACCGATGTAGTAAAAGGTCAAAACGTCCTTCTTTTAGACGACCTGATTGCCACAGGAGGAACCTTAAATGCCGCCCGAAGTATTTTAGAAGAGGGCGGGGCAAAGGTTGTAGGTTTTTGCGGAGTTGTAGGCCTTCCTTTTTTAAATTATACCAAGGTGCTTGGAGATTTGCCTGTAAAAACCCTTATAGAATATGACAGTGAAAAAATTTAA
- the aroA gene encoding 3-phosphoshikimate 1-carboxyvinyltransferase, translating to MILKIKKSKPISPLPIEVPPSKSHSMRALVLASFAEGPSQIKNLLMSGDTKTAVSVFESLGVKFKIEQKTDFSADIIVFPPTGGLKKRIEKEKPIKIDAENSGTLFNFLGSILSLMSSDFILTGDSSILKRPVKPLIEIYEGLGLKYEFIGSYEKAPIRVLPGSSLIKNLKEKTLCLEGDFSQVVSGLLLGAGLLNFPLQINLKRAGELPYLKMTLHWLKTCGIKFDVSDDFKTFKIMEGQKISSFSASIPADWSSAAFPVALALITASSLVIKNIDINDVQGDSRIVKILKEMNADIRFEEKSQSLKIFPSNLKGGTFDCSDIPDAVPALSAMASFANGKTILKNIEICRYKECDRLFAIASELKKLGADITEGRDFLIVRGTGGKDLRPAKVSSHGDHRIAMMLMVMGAGIDNQDDSDFILQDAGCFDISYPSFLDELKNMNVSITEK from the coding sequence ATGATTTTAAAGATTAAAAAATCAAAACCTATATCTCCCTTGCCCATTGAGGTCCCTCCTTCAAAAAGCCATTCTATGAGGGCTCTTGTTTTAGCTTCATTTGCTGAAGGTCCTTCCCAAATAAAAAATCTCCTTATGAGCGGAGACACTAAAACGGCTGTATCGGTATTTGAGTCCTTAGGTGTAAAATTTAAAATAGAACAAAAAACTGATTTCTCTGCCGATATAATTGTTTTTCCGCCGACAGGAGGCTTAAAAAAAAGAATCGAAAAGGAAAAACCGATAAAAATCGATGCAGAAAATTCCGGTACTCTTTTTAATTTTTTAGGTTCTATTCTTTCTTTAATGTCTTCCGATTTTATTTTAACCGGAGATTCATCGATTTTAAAGCGGCCCGTGAAGCCCTTAATCGAAATTTATGAGGGGTTAGGCTTAAAATACGAATTTATTGGCAGCTATGAAAAAGCTCCCATACGGGTTTTACCCGGCTCATCTTTAATCAAAAACCTTAAAGAAAAAACACTCTGTCTTGAGGGTGATTTTTCTCAAGTTGTAAGCGGACTCCTGCTTGGAGCCGGCTTACTCAACTTTCCATTACAAATAAACCTAAAAAGAGCAGGGGAGCTTCCCTATTTAAAAATGACCCTTCATTGGCTTAAAACTTGCGGTATTAAATTTGATGTTTCGGACGATTTTAAAACTTTTAAGATTATGGAAGGTCAAAAAATTTCTTCCTTTTCGGCAAGCATTCCGGCCGATTGGTCCAGTGCTGCATTTCCCGTTGCCTTAGCCCTGATTACTGCTTCCTCTCTTGTCATAAAAAATATAGATATAAATGATGTACAAGGGGATTCGAGGATAGTAAAAATATTAAAAGAAATGAATGCGGATATCCGCTTTGAGGAGAAATCTCAAAGCCTTAAAATTTTTCCTTCAAATTTGAAGGGCGGAACCTTTGACTGTTCCGATATTCCGGATGCAGTTCCGGCTCTTTCGGCGATGGCCTCTTTTGCAAATGGTAAAACTATTTTAAAAAATATAGAAATCTGCCGTTACAAAGAGTGTGATAGGCTTTTTGCAATTGCCTCAGAATTAAAAAAACTTGGGGCAGATATTACGGAGGGAAGGGATTTTTTAATTGTTCGCGGAACCGGAGGAAAAGACCTAAGACCTGCTAAAGTTTCTTCCCATGGAGATCACCGAATAGCTATGATGCTTATGGTGATGGGTGCCGGTATCGATAATCAAGATGATTCTGATTTTATCCTTCAAGATGCCGGATGTTTTGATATAAGCTATCCATCTTTTTTGGATGAGCTTAAAAATATGAATGTAAGTATAACTGAAAAATAA
- a CDS encoding tetratricopeptide repeat protein — translation MERLKLYFYYLKNKIQKKYESKKAQPIDNEEIKEEIWEADFSKKEKARFIEETGDGYRSLFEENPKGKPAYSLELNRKHLYAWTVNPVFRYKDFILDAEIDLPDFKDDFLTEENNISAGYCAAGFLFRHISDKAFYSLLVSDKGWIRLDAVVNSTPMPILGWTKPLTDIDSSKFKIKLICAGTSITVLVNNTWLGKFESDIVQAAGKIAFTGQNWESHSKVKFYLNEFKIISQPILVENTDSAANNPDAISPEAYINLASTYYAMGQYVAAIYQIKQAWKLREPIIQDHILAGRIYFAQRLSEEAEKEFLSALDIEHDNYEIMAELAGLYYQSGNMKKLGALLKDIPNDEIEKSVLLCSLKGHFLNSQGDHEKSAAFYAKAFELKPDQGLLKYNEANELNLAGKKNEAIDAYVEAGKLFLAEEQYNEMADVINALERLAPEDERTWSISGKFHYALDNKDEAKANFKKLCDAKTSDSTIWYLYGLLIHDERPEEAIKFFKKACKLGPEHGLYHFRLAEALYLIGEDCSASLSEASALEPHNGWIFNLKALCAIDEDAFFDAQIEIEKARKLLPDEIVILENYVEVMRLQGRLKECAPLFDIEGGTADLAAERNRAEAFHIYANALFFDEQYDEADIWYQKALKLHPTDPVLLTDKAENSIEIGYLNDADGLLVKAMDIEPSERIYRLIALLAVKKGDYARAEITLRKAIEELGESDELLFDLANLYIQTNRKEKAKETIKLLADCEDQNRLKELKALLKK, via the coding sequence ATGGAACGACTTAAGTTATATTTTTATTATCTTAAAAACAAGATTCAAAAAAAATATGAATCTAAAAAAGCTCAACCGATAGATAATGAAGAGATTAAGGAAGAAATTTGGGAAGCTGACTTTTCTAAAAAAGAAAAAGCCCGCTTTATTGAAGAAACAGGAGACGGTTATCGCTCTTTGTTTGAAGAAAATCCTAAAGGTAAACCTGCATATTCCTTAGAGTTAAACAGAAAACATCTTTATGCTTGGACTGTAAATCCTGTCTTTAGATATAAAGATTTTATTCTCGATGCAGAAATTGACCTTCCCGATTTTAAAGATGATTTTTTAACCGAAGAAAATAATATAAGTGCAGGCTATTGCGCCGCAGGTTTTTTATTCCGTCATATAAGCGACAAGGCTTTTTACTCTCTCCTTGTTTCGGATAAGGGCTGGATACGCCTTGATGCTGTCGTGAATTCAACACCTATGCCTATTTTAGGCTGGACAAAACCCCTTACCGATATTGATTCGTCCAAATTTAAGATAAAGCTTATTTGTGCGGGAACAAGTATTACTGTTCTTGTCAATAATACGTGGCTGGGAAAATTTGAATCCGATATTGTTCAAGCTGCAGGAAAGATCGCCTTTACAGGTCAAAATTGGGAGTCTCATTCAAAAGTAAAATTTTACTTAAACGAATTTAAAATTATTTCTCAGCCCATTCTTGTTGAAAATACCGACTCTGCTGCAAATAATCCGGATGCAATTTCTCCGGAAGCCTATATTAACCTTGCATCTACCTATTATGCAATGGGCCAATATGTTGCAGCCATATACCAAATAAAACAGGCATGGAAGCTGCGGGAGCCGATTATTCAAGATCATATTTTGGCCGGAAGAATATATTTTGCCCAGCGTTTAAGTGAGGAAGCTGAAAAAGAATTTTTATCGGCCCTTGATATTGAGCATGATAATTATGAAATAATGGCCGAGCTTGCAGGTCTTTATTATCAATCCGGAAATATGAAAAAACTGGGAGCTCTTTTAAAAGATATTCCGAATGATGAAATTGAAAAGTCGGTCTTGCTTTGCTCTTTAAAGGGGCATTTTTTAAATTCTCAAGGAGACCATGAAAAATCGGCTGCCTTTTATGCAAAGGCCTTTGAGCTAAAACCGGATCAGGGCTTATTAAAATATAATGAAGCAAACGAGCTTAACCTTGCCGGTAAAAAGAATGAAGCAATTGATGCTTATGTTGAAGCAGGTAAACTTTTCTTGGCTGAAGAACAATACAATGAAATGGCTGATGTTATAAATGCTCTTGAGCGTCTAGCTCCTGAAGATGAGCGCACTTGGTCTATAAGCGGTAAATTCCATTATGCTTTAGATAATAAAGATGAAGCAAAGGCTAATTTTAAAAAACTATGCGATGCAAAAACAAGTGATTCTACAATATGGTATCTATACGGCCTTCTTATACATGATGAAAGGCCTGAGGAGGCTATAAAGTTTTTTAAAAAGGCTTGTAAGTTGGGACCGGAGCATGGTTTATATCATTTCCGCTTGGCAGAAGCTTTATATTTGATTGGAGAAGACTGCTCGGCATCTCTTTCCGAAGCCTCTGCTCTTGAACCCCATAACGGATGGATTTTTAATTTAAAAGCTCTTTGTGCAATCGATGAAGATGCCTTTTTTGATGCTCAAATCGAAATCGAAAAAGCCCGTAAGCTGCTCCCCGATGAGATAGTTATTTTGGAAAACTATGTAGAGGTTATGCGCCTTCAGGGACGATTAAAAGAATGTGCCCCTCTTTTTGATATTGAAGGCGGTACAGCTGATTTGGCTGCCGAGAGAAACAGAGCGGAAGCTTTTCATATTTATGCCAATGCCTTGTTCTTTGACGAGCAATATGATGAGGCGGATATTTGGTATCAAAAAGCCTTAAAACTTCATCCTACAGATCCTGTTCTTTTAACGGACAAGGCTGAAAATTCTATAGAAATAGGATATTTAAACGATGCTGACGGCCTTTTGGTTAAGGCTATGGATATAGAACCTTCAGAAAGAATATACAGGCTTATTGCCCTCCTTGCTGTAAAAAAGGGAGATTATGCAAGAGCTGAAATTACCCTGCGTAAGGCTATTGAAGAACTGGGCGAATCTGATGAGCTCTTGTTTGATCTTGCAAATCTTTATATTCAAACAAACCGAAAAGAAAAGGCCAAGGAAACAATAAAACTCTTAGCTGATTGTGAAGACCAAAACCGCTTAAAGGAACTTAAAGCTCTTTTAAAAAAATGA
- a CDS encoding ABC transporter ATP-binding protein has product MIEISNVSKAYGSSKTKAVDGISVNVKNGEIFGFLGPNGAGKTTTIKMITGVLNPDSGSIIVDGVNIAENSMEAKRRIGYVTDNPELFSQLKAAEYLNFVGDVYSVPTDLRRERVEHYTKLFGINDALNGSIGSFSHGMKQKLLVTASLLSDPPVWILDEPMVGLDPKSAFSLKEIMRERADAGKVVFFSTHVMEVAEKLCDRLAIINAGKIMFEGSLQELREKRGENASLEQLFLELVDDKHSSIFGNGDNN; this is encoded by the coding sequence ATGATTGAAATTTCAAATGTTTCAAAGGCCTACGGCTCTTCTAAAACAAAGGCTGTAGACGGTATTTCGGTAAATGTAAAAAACGGCGAAATCTTCGGTTTTTTGGGGCCTAACGGAGCCGGAAAGACTACTACAATTAAGATGATAACCGGAGTTCTTAATCCGGATTCAGGCTCTATAATCGTTGACGGTGTAAATATAGCTGAAAATTCAATGGAAGCTAAAAGAAGAATAGGCTATGTTACCGATAATCCTGAGCTTTTTTCTCAGCTAAAGGCTGCCGAGTACTTAAATTTTGTCGGCGATGTTTATTCCGTACCGACAGATCTTAGAAGAGAAAGGGTTGAGCATTATACTAAGCTTTTCGGGATAAACGATGCCTTAAACGGCAGTATCGGAAGCTTTTCTCACGGAATGAAACAAAAGCTTTTGGTTACGGCCAGTCTCTTGTCCGATCCTCCTGTTTGGATTTTAGATGAACCCATGGTAGGTTTGGATCCTAAATCCGCCTTTTCCTTAAAAGAAATTATGAGAGAAAGAGCCGATGCCGGAAAGGTCGTTTTCTTTTCTACCCATGTTATGGAAGTGGCAGAAAAACTTTGCGATAGGCTTGCAATTATAAATGCCGGTAAAATTATGTTTGAAGGCTCTTTACAGGAATTACGCGAAAAAAGGGGTGAAAATGCTTCCCTTGAACAGCTTTTTTTGGAACTTGTCGATGACAAACATTCTTCAATTTTCGGAAACGGAGATAACAACTAA
- a CDS encoding IS110 family transposase encodes MTFFIGVDLHKTQFTVHVRTEERSETLNQIRQYKTDDKGYADFMTRIKAYKEIGAVVKIGVESTGNTRFFKHEVEKAGAEVTVINTLKFKVITESAKKTDKHDACTISEFLSKDMLPESYLCSKETENMRRLLKSRERLVRSIVGQKNEVHALLVSMGLKDESRSLQSKKGRQRVLDVLESNNDNVLEAQSVQLMFEIIRQMEESVKIIEKQLTELTKDDQMVNRLLSIRGCGKITAWTIRAYTEDMGRFASAKKYAAFCGLVPWVSDSNESIRHGKITKRGPQELRVSFVQLVMGIRRCKDTACWRLMQRYEYMKTHKGSGKSIIAAARKLAEIVWAMLSNKEDFDCEKMKGTYNRMNLAV; translated from the coding sequence ATGACATTTTTTATTGGTGTGGATTTGCACAAAACACAGTTTACAGTTCATGTAAGAACGGAAGAAAGGTCTGAAACCCTAAATCAGATAAGACAATATAAAACTGATGACAAAGGTTATGCCGACTTTATGACAAGAATAAAAGCTTACAAAGAAATCGGAGCTGTTGTAAAAATTGGAGTTGAATCAACAGGGAACACCCGTTTTTTCAAACACGAGGTAGAAAAGGCAGGAGCAGAAGTTACAGTCATAAATACTTTGAAGTTCAAGGTTATAACCGAATCTGCTAAAAAAACGGATAAGCATGATGCTTGTACAATTTCAGAGTTTCTATCAAAAGACATGCTGCCTGAAAGCTATCTTTGCAGTAAAGAGACTGAAAATATGAGGCGGCTTTTAAAGTCGAGGGAAAGGCTGGTTCGCTCGATAGTGGGACAAAAGAATGAAGTGCATGCTCTTTTGGTAAGCATGGGGCTAAAAGATGAAAGCCGGAGCCTGCAAAGTAAAAAAGGACGCCAGAGAGTTCTGGACGTCCTTGAGTCGAATAACGACAACGTGCTCGAGGCACAATCAGTACAACTGATGTTTGAAATTATAAGGCAAATGGAAGAAAGTGTCAAGATAATAGAAAAACAACTTACAGAATTGACAAAGGATGATCAAATGGTAAATCGTCTTTTGAGTATACGAGGTTGTGGAAAGATAACGGCATGGACCATAAGAGCCTATACTGAGGATATGGGAAGGTTTGCAAGTGCAAAAAAATATGCAGCCTTTTGCGGACTTGTTCCATGGGTGTCTGATTCTAATGAAAGTATTAGGCATGGAAAAATTACGAAGCGAGGCCCGCAGGAATTAAGAGTGAGCTTTGTACAATTGGTAATGGGTATAAGACGTTGCAAAGATACTGCCTGTTGGCGTTTAATGCAGCGTTATGAATATATGAAAACACATAAGGGCAGCGGAAAGTCAATCATAGCCGCTGCGAGGAAGTTGGCAGAGATTGTATGGGCAATGCTCAGCAATAAAGAAGATTTTGACTGTGAAAAGATGAAAGGAACATACAACCGTATGAATCTTGCAGTTTAA